From the Solanum stenotomum isolate F172 chromosome 4, ASM1918654v1, whole genome shotgun sequence genome, one window contains:
- the LOC125862679 gene encoding uncharacterized protein LOC125862679 gives MDSCNSGSVQSSSGDDQEYDSVHHGASPISTFLNSSNHFGSISSSDHPLLPQFHSQQPSLFNPHDTQNFNSNFHDSTNVPYNNDLIWPKDITRSNHHPNNNFNNFGNLTSPISPNLPPPPHHHHHQAPYYDSPTIPINPSIVQPNMGKNPRKRSRASRRAPTTVLTTDTTNFRQMVQEFTGIPTTPFTGSAYTRRFDLFSTASSAMKRSAHMDNLGPLNYTLRPSTQKVQNSQFMPHFLSSSMINNHDTLIMPTNNSIVGATNNTNASTFDQINKSLTSTIPSHLDEMGMNHHEKISANLGGFDQCGTFGGDQEQSRKDRNISRLLFDGNI, from the coding sequence ATGGATTCTTGCAATAGTGGTAGTGTACAATCTTCAAGTGGTGATGATCAAGAATATGATTCAGTACATCATGGAGCATCACCAATATCAACTTTCTTGAATTCTTCAAACCATTTTGGTTCAATCTCATCAAGTGATCATCCATTATTACCACAATTTCATTCTCAACAACCCTCTCTCTTTAATCCTCATGACACACAAAATTTCAACTCCAATTTTCATGATTCAACAAATGTTCCATACAACAATGATCTTATTTGGCCTAAAGACATTACAAGATCTAATCATCACCCTAACAATAATTTCAACAACTTTGGAAACTTAACATCCCCAATATCACCAaatcttcctcctcctcctcatcatcatcatcaccaAGCTCCATACTATGATTCTCCTACAATACCAATAAACCCCTCCATTGTTCAAcctaatatgggaaaaaatccAAGAAAAAGAAGTAGGGCATCGAGGCGTGCCCCAACAACTGTCCTCACCACAGACACTACAAATTTTCGACAAATGGTTCAAGAATTTACTGGGATCCCAACGACACCATTTACAGGTTCTGCCTACACTCGTCGCTTTGATCTTTTCTCAACCGCTAGCTCAGCCATGAAAAGATCAGCGCATATGGATAATTTGGGACCTCTTAATTATACTCTTAGGCCATCTACACAAAAGgttcaaaattctcaatttatgcCACACTTTTTGAGTTCTAGCATGATTAATAATCATGATACATTAATAATGCCAACAAATAATAGCATAGTTGGTGCTACAAATAATACAAATGCTTCCACATTTGATCAAATTAATAAGTCATTAACTAGTACAATTCCATCTCATTTGGATGAAATGGGGATGAACCATCATGAGAAAATTAGTGCAAATCTTGGTGGATTTGATCAATGTGGGACATTTGGTGGAGATcaagaacaatcaagaaaagataGGAACATTTCAAGATTATTGTTTGATGGGAATATATAG